The following coding sequences are from one Humulus lupulus chromosome X, drHumLupu1.1, whole genome shotgun sequence window:
- the LOC133804317 gene encoding probable inactive receptor kinase At5g67200, whose protein sequence is MPKKWKPLLPYLLLCFADIFALLSLCTFVSSSSSSKSVLSQSSVSLKLTLSSDALGLLAFKSKADLKNKLSFSSNSSFCKWAGVECVQFKVVRLIIQGLDLGGVFAPNTLTRLDQLRVLSLQKSSLTGSIPDLSGLKNLKSLFLDQNYFTGSFPPILSLHRLRSLDLSHNNLTGPLPNWLPKLDRLNYLRLEWNHLNGSVPPLNQSSLRNFNVSGNNFSGAVPVTPTLLRFELSAFSWNPSLCGEIIHKECNPSPPFFGPVSASPPPTKALEQGAEVNSMELTESCEKKHRKTAVIIGFSAGMFVLICSLLCFVMAVKKQGGRKGDRSMDPIMAADVAAAVMELEQEELEQKVKRAQGMQVAKSGSLAFCAGEAQLYSLEQLMKASAELLGRGTVGTTYKAVLDNRLIVSVKRLDSVKLSGTTRETFEQHMESVGGLRHPNLVPLRAYFQAKEERLLIYDYQPNGSLFSLIHGSKSTRAKPLHWTSCLKIAEDVAQGLSYIHQAWRLVHGNLKSTNVLLGPDFEACVTDYCLSILVNPPSTDDEEVLAACKAPEIRNSNRQATSKSDVYAFGILVMELLTGKSPAELPYLAPNEMMEWVRSTREVEEGVENNKMEMLLEVAIACSLTSPEQRPTMWQVMRILQEIKETVLMEDSEPDPLSAMS, encoded by the exons ATGCCGAAGAAATGGAAACCCCTTCTTCCTTATCTGTTGCTTTGTTTTGCCGATATCTTTGCTTTGCTATCACTCTGCACCtttgtttcttcttcttcttcttctaagtCTGTACTCTCTCAGTCTTCGGTTTCACTGAAGTTGACACTATCCTCCGATGCTCTTGGGCTTCTCGCGTTCAAGTCTAAAGCAGATTTGAAAAACAAGCTTTCTTTCTCTTCAAACAGTAGTTTCTGCAAATGGGCGGGGGTCGAATGTGTTCAGTTCAAAGTGGTGCGCCTTATAATCCAAGGGCTAGATCTTGGCGGTGTTTTTGCACCCAACACATTGACTCGCCTTGACCAGCTTCGAGTCTTGAGTTTGCAGAAGAGCTCACTCACCGGATCGATTCCTGATCTCTCTGGCCTCAAAAATCTCAAAAGTCTCTTTCTTGACCAAAACTACTTCACAGGCTCTTTCCCACCTATTTTATCACTCCATAGACTTCGCAGCTTGGATTTATCCCATAACAATCTCACCGGACCACTGCCCAACTGGCTACCGAAACTCGACCGGCTCAACTATCTCCGCCTCGAGTGGAATCACTTGAATGGATCGGTCCCTCCTCTGAACCAGTCCTCTCTCCGAAACTTCAATGTCTCCGGTAACAATTTCTCCGGTGCCGTACCAGTCACCCCAACTCTACTTCGCTTCGAACTCTCCGCGTTCTCGTGGAACCCGAGCCTGTGCGGCGAGATTATCCACAAGGAGTGCAATCCAAGCCCACCCTTTTTCGGCCCAGTGTCAGCTTCACCCCCACCGACAAAAGCGCTTGAACAGGGCGCAGAAGTCAACAGCATGGAATTGACCGAGTCCTGCGAGAAGAAGCACCGCAAAACGGCGGTGATCATTGGGTTCTCAGCTGGGATGTTCGTGTTAATATGTTCTCTCCTTTGTTTCGTAATGGCCGTGAAAAAACAGGGGGGGCGGAAAGGCGATCGAAGCATGGATCCGATAATGGCTGCTGACGTGGCGGCTGCTGTAATGGAGTTAGAGCAAGAGGAGTTAGAGCAGAAGGTGAAAAGGGCTCAGGGAATGCAGGTGGCTAAGAGTGGGAGCTTGGCGTTCTGCGCAGGGGAGGCCCAGTTATACTCGTTGGAGCAGCTTATGAAGGCCTCGGCTGAACTTTTGGGAAGAGGGACCGTTGGGACCACTTACAAGGCCGTCTTGGATAATCGTTTGATTGTGAGCGTTAAAAGGCTCGACTCTGTTAAATTGAGCGGAACAACTAGGGAGACGTTTGAGCAGCACATGGAATCGGTCGGTGGTTTGAGGCATCCGAATCTAGTGCCCCTCAGAGCTTATTTTCAAGCCAAGGAAGAAAGGCTCCTCATTTATGATTACCAACCCAATGGCAGTCTTTTCTCCCTCATTCACG GTTCAAAATCCACGAGAGCAAAGCCACTCCACTGGACATCATGCTTGAAAATAGCGGAGGACGTGGCCCAAGGCCTTTCCTACATCCACCAAGCGTGGAGGCTCGTTCACGGCAATCTCAAGTCCACCAACGTCCTCCTTGGCCCTGACTTTGAGGCCTGCGTCACCGACTACTGCCTCTCCATCCTCGTCAACCCTCCATCCACCGATGACGAGGAGGTTTTGGCAGCCTGCAAAGCCCCCGAAATCCGTAACTCGAATCGGCAAGCTACATCAAAGTCGGACGTGTACGCATTTGGGATTTTGGTGATGGAGCTTCTCACCGGAAAGTCGCCGGCGGAGCTGCCGTATTTGGCGCCAAACGAGATGATGGAGTGGGTGAGGTCAACGAGGGAGGTTGAGGAGGGAGTGGAAAACAACAAAATGGAAATGCTTCTTGAAGTGGCCATAGCTTGTAGTTTAACATCGCCAGAGCAAAGGCCCACTATGTGGCAGGTGATGAGGATATTACAAGAGATTAAAGAAACGGTATTAATGGAAGACAGTGAACCGGACCCGCTTTCTGCCATGTCCTAG